The following nucleotide sequence is from uncultured Draconibacterium sp..
CAGGATTGCCTAAAAACGGCCGTGCCGGACGTTGGGATCAAGGTGGTGCAGCAGCTTTACTGGTACGTTTGTATTTGAATGCAGAAACATGGACCGGTGTTGCGAAATACACTGAATGTGCTCAATATGCACAGGCGGTTATTGATGGAGATTATGGTCAGTATTCTCTTGATCCTGCTTATAACGGACCATTCCGCTCGGGAGTTAACGGCTATCGTTCTCCCGAAAACATTCTGGAATTTCCGCATGCTAAAAATATTTACGAATTTGGCTGGATGTACAATGCTATGATGCACTATCAGCAACGTTATTCGTTGGATAACGACTGGGGTGGATGGAATGGTATCGTTTTATCTCCATCGCGAGATTTAGAAGGTGATATTTATCCATACAAACTTGGTAAACCTTACGAAAAATTTGTTGATGGTGACCTGAGAAAACAACCTTTCGAAGTAACGGATAATGACGGAAGCAGTAAAGGATTTTTCCTTATTGGACAACAGTATGAGTTCGATTATGAAAAAGGATACGGTTTCGATAGTACTAAAATGATTTTAGGAACGGAAGAGTACACTGGTTTACCATTGTCATATGTTGATCAGTGTGGTCGTTTTTCAGAAAAACCTGACGGTCGCTGGGGTGAAGGCTCACACGTAACTACTGGTGAAGAAAACACAGGGGTGCGTTTCTTGAAATTCCCATGGTTGCCGCTTACAAAAAATTTATTCCAAACGAACTCTGCAACTGAAATTCGTTTGGCTGAAATGTTTTATGCATTGGCTGAATGTAAATTCCGCAATAACGACAAAGCTGGGGCTGCTGAATTATTGGATGCAGTTCGTGAACGTAACTTCCCTGCTGATATGTGGGCAGAACAAAGTTATACTGCGAATCTTGATAAATTAACAGAAGATGAATTTGTTGATGATCTTGGTCGTGAGTTCTTAGGCGAACGTCACCGAAGAACGGATCTTGTTCGCTGGGATCGTTTCGGTCAAGAATGGTGGGATAAAACAACTGATTCATCAGATAAAACAGTTTTCCCAATTCCAACAAGAGCATTAAATGCCAATCCTCTGTTGGTACCAAACCAGGGTAATTCCCAAACCAACTAATACCTAATACCACAAGGGAGTCGGCACTAAACCAACCGGCTCCCTGTTTTTTCTGAATTTATTTTTTCAAAAACAAGGATAGGTTAATGGCTCTGCAATTGTGCAGGGCCTTTTTTTATTATTTTAGCGATTTCAATATAATGCGGCTATTCGTGAAATATATTAACTATTCTGAAATTAACAAACCTATGAATCGACTCAACTATCTTTTAAATTTTGTAGTGCTTGGTTTGCTGGTTTTAAGCCAGTCATGCAGTATCGAACCAGCCGGAGAAAAAGCTAGCTCAAAGCATGTGTTGTGGTACGATAAACCGGCCACCTTTTTCGAAGAAAGTCTGGTGCTTGGAAATGGTAAAATGGGAGCTTCTGTTTTTGGTGGAGTGGAATCGGATAAAATTTATTTAAACGATATAACACTTTGGTCGGGAGAGCCGGTTGATCCTTATATGAATCCCGAGGCCTACAAATATGTGCCAAAAATTAGGGAAGCACTGGCTAATGAGGATTACGAGTTGGCGGATGAATTGAATCACCATTTAATGGGGAGCTATTCACAATCGTATGCACCACTGGGTACCTTGTTTTTGGATTTTCAGCACAATGGGAAAGTGGAAAATTACCATCGTGAGTTGGATATCGATAAGGCCGTTTCAACAACATCGTACCAGATAGATGGCGTTACTTATAAACGTGAATATTTTGTTTCGTATCCCGATCAGATTATGGTGGTGAAACTAAGTGCTGATAAAAATGATGCGTTGAACTTTGCTGTTAAGTTCGACAGCCAATTGCGATTCAGTACATCAGCAGTCCAGGATGTATTAAAGGTGGAAGGATATGCGCCTTATCAGGCGTTGCCAAATTACCATGCCGGAGATGAGGAGCCGATTAAATTTGATGAAAACCGTGGCACCCACTTTTCAACCTATATGAAAGTGGAGAGCGACGGTGGTAACTCCATGTATACGGATAGCGTCTTAACGGTTTCAGGTGCAAGTGAAGCAATACTTTATGTTTCAATAGCCACCAGTTTTAATGGATTTGATA
It contains:
- a CDS encoding RagB/SusD family nutrient uptake outer membrane protein: MKKILYLLLVLILAAPSCTNLDEEVFDTLTTDIYYQDKNSIIAALVRPYEHGHWCGWDGDRWLLQELTADNFAWPQKGKHGYDGGQWVRLHGHEWTDNEGVVYGAWVGPYQGIAQCNQFIADFTELDYPSFGLTEADKAQHISELRTLRAWFYLFLIDFFREIPIVTNVNDVVGQSSVEEVFSFIETELKEALPGLPKNGRAGRWDQGGAAALLVRLYLNAETWTGVAKYTECAQYAQAVIDGDYGQYSLDPAYNGPFRSGVNGYRSPENILEFPHAKNIYEFGWMYNAMMHYQQRYSLDNDWGGWNGIVLSPSRDLEGDIYPYKLGKPYEKFVDGDLRKQPFEVTDNDGSSKGFFLIGQQYEFDYEKGYGFDSTKMILGTEEYTGLPLSYVDQCGRFSEKPDGRWGEGSHVTTGEENTGVRFLKFPWLPLTKNLFQTNSATEIRLAEMFYALAECKFRNNDKAGAAELLDAVRERNFPADMWAEQSYTANLDKLTEDEFVDDLGREFLGERHRRTDLVRWDRFGQEWWDKTTDSSDKTVFPIPTRALNANPLLVPNQGNSQTN